Below is a genomic region from Helianthus annuus cultivar XRQ/B chromosome 2, HanXRQr2.0-SUNRISE, whole genome shotgun sequence.
TAGGTTCATGTTGTTATTCAATCttgcaaaaaataaaaataaaaagttactATAACGGATTGTTGTCGAAAAGAAAATGGAATGATCATTTAGGATTAGGCATGGAAAAGGTGATGTCCGATAATCAAGATCACCCGAGTTCAGGCCGAACCACAAAATGCAGCAGGATGTTTTTGTTCTTAGTTTGTTTAGTTATTGGGTCAGACTtatatttatgttttattatttttgaattAGGCATAAGGCCATTAAACATTGGGTCATTAAGTTAGAGTCCATTTGGGTTAAGTTTGTTTAGTTTGTGCTTGATTATGaaagggtgtgtgtgtgtgtgggaaTAACTGTACAAATGGTTATTAAGGGATCGACACATCCCTTCTTTGGTCGACGTCTCCCTTCACACACACCTTTTCACCAAGTATTTAAGGGTTTTAGCTTTCTTGTATTTACGGGTTTCAAGTTTCTTGTAATCGTACAGTTTAAGTTCAAGTTATCAAGTTCAGTTTATGTATTACGATTAGTTTTACAAGTTCATTTCAGTTTCTTTATCAAGTTTTAAGATCATGTATTGGTGCGATGAATGTTGTGACTATGTGGATAAATGTTATCATCCCTCGAGTTCTAAATCTTAGACCTGGGAATCCTGTGACAATGATACCAACATCAGTATCAGAGCCTAAGGTTCTTCCAAGATTAAGGAAGAGCAAGAGGAAGACCGTTTGAAGGAAACCGGGTTTAAGTTAAGTGCAACTGACTCGTGTGACACCGGTTCGAACCCTAGAAAGTGCAACCAGGGCAGCGGAAAAGGTAATCAGTACGCACAGGGGAAGTCATCTGCGCGTTCGTGGAAGTCACCCATTAAAAGCTTCCCAAAGAAAATGGTGCTGAAATTTTTTTTAAGAAACTGAGTTTGAAAAGTAGCGCTTCAGTCGGTAGACCGCGGAAGGAAGGAATTTGTTGCTTCACATGCAAGCAATATGGCCACATTGTATCCATTTGCCCGAGTAAGTACATAAATCTCAGTCCTTTATCGGTTGAAAACAATTATATTGTAAAGGATacttgtcgcaacccccgaccgcTGCCCTGGgaggcgggcggccgcggcctactcagagatagtggtatcggtgtttatcattatttGGCAGAGGAAATTTCtacaggaccgtagttaggaaatattttatctgagtaaaacaccacattttataattataattatattgggataaaacccaattTTTTGTTACAAACaggtttatagggataaaccctattttattgaaataaaacatcttctttgtTTAGATAACTATTATAGCCacttccaagccttcagtgctgtccaactggcttctatttggctttcacattttgttatgttaccagaaacgcgtttaaaacattttgtcagtgggaaatactggtgagtgaatcccaatttaatcaagacaggtTTATCAGTTTAAAacattgagggcgatctcgcaattacttTTGTTTagttttctactttaattaccacccacggtactgtcaacccgacttgtggttaTGTTattactcacagtgtagtaacaaattttgtatacaaaaccccaacataccgacgataattgtagaatacaaatactcaatcactgttaaatataatttaaaacaattgaggttttgtaaaaacacttTGTGAAAATAGAAACTACTCACAAAAGTTTTACAAAAAgaggattaactcacattgctatcttaggtaATTTCCTGtggcttcctggttataatctataagttttaaataatgcacacgcgttagtataataacccaaattttacattagttataccctccccgagacagaattccaaagactacgtcgggcagagcctcaacagccgttacggagcactagatcaatcgggcagcgtatctaatacgtaaccggggttatgatacttacattgAGGCAGAACTTCGctattttagtgggtataatACCCAGGTATAATTTTAGCTTTAAATATTTTAGAGATTGAGAGAGAATTCGATGTTTCTAAACGATTTCAAATGAGAGTCGAAGCTCTCAATTTATAGTGCTGATCGGAtgcttcctcgcggcccgcgaaagATCTACAAGGGGTCTTCGCGCCCCGCGACATAGGATATGTAGGGCCTATCTTTGCCCGGTCACACACATAGCTTCGACACACCACCTCAGCAGGGGGTGTGGGCGGGTGGccagctgtcgcgccccgcgtaagccgAAGACATGGTCTTCGCGGCTCGCGAGCGCCCCATGGATTTGatttttcttatttttgttattttttaaggTATTTCGGGTCCATTCTCGTATACCGGGTATATTTTATGACATATAGAGGTGTTCTAAATATTTTAGGAGTGTtggaaatattttaggagggttgttataatacTTGCAGAGGGGAATGGGGGGTGATATGAGTAGTTGATCCTACGTTCAAAATTCAAATGACGGGTAACAGTAATTTATTTAAAGTGTTCAAAAGACACTTTGGGGAGTTGACGAATGAAAAGCGCAAGGAGTTTGCGTTTGTGCGCGGTATTGGAGAATTAAAGGTTCCGGTAAACGGGAAAGACAAGACGATTCCCTGCGTAAGTTACGTTCCTAGCATGAAAAGGAATGTACTTAGTTTGGAACAACTCTTCTATTAAGGAATCAAGATGGTTACCACGAGTGATTCGTGTATTTTAAAGAAGATGTTTGGCAATCGCGCCAGGGGTATTGATATTTATGAAGACAAGTGTGAAGAAGAGCTAGAACAGGAGTATCTAGATAAATTTTATGAAAATAGTGATGTCGAAAATGGTTTTCTTGATGAGAAAGCCAAGTGGCAAGAATATGTGGAAGATTATTATGAGAAGGAATTTGAGATCGAAAGGCAACGACAAAAGAAGAAGTATGAAGAAGGCACTTCGGGTGCAAAGAAAGATGAGATCGTGTATTCCAAAAAGGCCAAGTTGGGATTTATGGCTTACATGGATGGTTTGGAAGAAAATCAGTTAGAATCACGGGATGTGATACAAAAGAAAGCAATGTTAATTGCTCAAAACGAGGAGGACATGAcagagaatgatatgatcatcgAAAGTTGCCTAGATTGGTTTGATTTGATCTTGTTATATGAAGAGTTGGTAGGGCATGAAATATTCTATGAAGCTAGCATGGAAGAAATAATAACTTGGTTCGTAACATGTTTTCTTGGCATATGCAAAGAAAGCAAAATGCCACAGACATCCCTAAACGAGAAACTTGTTAATTTGGTCACACTTTACGAAGTTGTTAAAGAGTGTAAGCAAGAAGCATGAAGCGGGTTCTAGTAGTacaaaagatgatgaagaaatcaaGGTGATCGAAAGCGACGACGAACCTGATTTGGTGATCATACTCGAGGTCACCAGCAAGAAAGACGAGTAGCATGAAAGGCAAACTACGGCTGCTCTGAGTAAGGGGGGAGAATGATGTCCGATAATCAGGATCACCCGAGTTTGGGACGAGCCGCAAAATGCAGCAGGATGATTTCATTCTTATTTTGTTTAGTTATTGGGTCAGACTtatatttatgttttattatttttgaattGGGCCTTATGCCCCGCTTGTGGTGTGCACAtattatgtatatatgtgtgggcgctctgggggggcaaaagtgaaatggtactaactttaaagttattttactaattttgtgaaaataacgaAGCGGaagatggttaatcatgcatcatgtagtgatgttgatagctgaaagacacttgggtacatgcaccaatcagtctCTGTCCCGATTGTTTGACTGTTATGCGTCTTAGGTCCAaagcttgatacaaaactacaatcgaaTCGAGGTTCtaactggaagcagcctctctattccgacggggtagaggtaaggttgtctacatctaccctcctTAGACCCCACCTTAGTTTTGCCATGTGAATCAGAATTTATGGCAGCCACTACTGCAGCATGCCAAGCACTATGGCTTAAAAGATTGTTAAGTGAAATTATAGGCTGGAAGGAAGAGAAGATAACACTCAGAGTGGATAATGTTTCAGCAATAGCACTCATGAGAAATCCAGACTTTCATTGAAAAAGTAAACACATTCATACACGCTACCATTTCATAAGAGAATGCGTGGAGAACGAGGATATCACTGTGGAACACATCAGTGGAACTACAACGGGCAGACATACTAACAAAGGCACTAGCAAGGGTCAAGTTTTCTACAATGCGAGAACTGCTCGGAGTTCAAGATCTACAACAACTCAAGGATGTTCATGATAGGGGGGGTGAATGATGTCGCTAATCATGCACACCCATAAGGGTTGATTATATGTTAGTTTTAAGGTAATTATGTGGCGGTTACAAAGTatagggactaaagttgacaaaacaGAACTTGTCAACCAACACCCCAAGGGTTGCGACACCCTTGGAGTCGCACCTGTTTGATCTCGACCACAAGGAGAAACAAAGGGACATGACTCTTGGACAAGAAGACACGACCTTTCAAGATTGATTCTCATCTACACAATCCAAGAGACACACCCGTTCGTGAAAGGACGCGTCTATCCGTTTGCACCCAttagaaactataaatagggatagATTTCATTCGTAGAACTCATTCATGTTCATTCGTTCACATTCAATTACACTCATTGTATTCAAATTCATGTTATATTCAAGTTAGTTTATCATTTGCGATCTAGATATCAAAGATCATTATCGGCAACACACCATTTGTCCTATGATACAACCTAGCTAACATGCTAGGGCTAAAATTATGTTGAAGTTGCTGAGAACTACAACAGTTGATGCATATTCATCCTcacttgcagaagttgcaaattTACAATGCAACAGCAGTTGATTTTTATGGCTACATTTTTCTGAGTGTCTTTCTCACCTTCCAACAATTCTTAAAAAGAAACAAACAAATTAATTACTTAATAGAATCATAAGCAAAAGAGATAAAGAATTATAAAGaaaaaataatatacaaaattgatttttttatgtaTTAATTATTTATGGTCTATGGATATCTCCTTCTAAAGAGAGATTAAAATCACATAATTATGAAACTAATAAACTAATGTAGATTGTAGATATATGTACAATAAAACAGATAGATATAACTACTCTTAACTTATCTTTAAATTATGATTCAACTAATTTGTCCTAGTTGCTGTTGTTTTCCAAATACCAACAGGTGATGTGACAAATCGAACTACATGAAAAGCATATCAATGGAGACAATTCTAAATAACGTATTGAAAAGCTAAAGTAAGACTCATTTAAATATTAATAGTGATTAAAGCGTGTATATATATCATTTCAGTATTTACATATTTAAAAAGTGCACAGGCATGCATAGAAAGAAATTCAAACCTAAAAAGTGCACAGGCATGCATAGAAAGAAATTACATAGTTGGGGTTAAACATACATTGCTTTTAACCGATAACCCCAAATGGAGAGTTGTGTAGTAGACACAATTAACAATCCTTATTTACCCATGTAATCATACCAGTGGATAGTGCTTAAGCCAATTCATTATGATTTGATAAATCGGGGTCTCATCTTAATTAATATTTTGCTTTTGGGTCATAAAATAAAATTAGgatatttaaaacataaaatactaaTAAATTAATTTTGAATTTTGTATATATCAACTGAAAACAATTCCTCCCAATTCTCTCTCAAGTCAATCTTAGAGAAGGACAAACTGAACCACTCCAACTTCATATGTCTTATAATAAGTTATCAGGGAGAATTCCATCTACCACTCAACTTCAGTCCTTTGAACCTTCAAGGTACACCGAAAACGCAGGACTATGTGGACCTCCCCTAACCGATTAGATAGATGACGAACCTGTGGAAGTTCGATCGGTGATGGTGGGAGGCGGCGGCGATCTGTGGCGGCGTGAGGAGAAGTGGAGTCGTCTGGGGGAGCGTGTCTGGAAGCGTAGATGTGAAGAAGATCTGATGATTTGTGAAGAGGTTAGATATTTGCTTTTTTTAAGCTAATAAAAGCTCCTTTCagattttctttaaaaaaaacaaacggTCTTTGAGCCCTTATGTCTGCCCGCCTGCAGACATAAGCTCCTTGAAGACATGTTAAGCAAAAACAAACGGCCCCTAAGTGTGTAGGAAatataaaaaaagtaaaataagTGTTTGTGAGTAAGATAGAGATAAATATATATAGTTGGATGTGAGAGGTTTATGAAAAATAAATTGTTTAGTTAACTTATATAGATGTAGATGGTCTAGATAGAGGTACTAACATGAACAAAGTTGTTAGTTTAGGGGGCTGCTGTATTAAaagtagacctggcaaacgggccgggttgggtcgggtcgggtcatgggacaaaatgggttcgggtcaaaacgggtgaATTAAAAaaggggttgttttggttcgggtcgaaacgagttcgggtcggaacgggttttGGGTCGGAACGGGTTTTGGGTCGGGTTGGAAATAACTAAAAAAGAAGGCTTGCAAACAGCACAAAATTTGAACATTGAACAGAATATAAGATCTGAGGTATCTCAAATGTAATTGATAAACTGTAAGATCATAATCCAATATACTAACTGTAACTCAACTGCTTAACAATACAATATACACACTACTGCTGTTGGTTTGATGCAAACGCGGATAACACCAAGGCATTCCATTCTTGTTGTAAAGTATAAAGAACAACACAACAAAAATGAGCTACATTTATAAccggttcgggtcaaaacggttcgcgtcgaaatggtatgggtcgaaacggtacgggtcgaaacggtacgcgtcgaaacagtacgcgttgaaacggttcgcgtcgaaatgttacgggtcgaaacggtacgggttgaaacggtacgggtcgaaacggtacgcgtcgaaacggtacgggttgaaacggtactggtcgaaacggtactggtcgaaacggatCACGTCGAAACGGCACGCGTCGAAACGGCTCTCGTCGAAACGGCACGCGTCGAAACGGCTCGCGTCGAAGCGgctcgcgtcgaaacggtacgggtcgaaacggatCGGGTCGAAACGGCTCGCGACGGCTCGCTTCGAAACCTGTCTCGGCCCGAAACTCAATTCGAACTGATgccgttccgatccaaaacccGTTTCGTGCCATAACCCGTCTCGTGCGGATACTTGTGCCGGCTCGAAACCCATTTTAATCTGAAACCTGCCCCGTTTCTTTAAGACTACCCACATCGAGCCATTTTTTAATGTTGTCAACCCGCTTTGGCCCGAAAATAACAAGATGAaatttcaagtgacccattgtgacccatttagttaaaatatcttacccaaaccaacctatataattttaaaagcaacccaaactGACCCACTTGAaaggctttgggtcaagattgcccctTCTAATTAAAACTAAATTGCTCCTAAACTAAAAGAAAAAACAACTCAATTAGTGACTAGGAGTACAAGAAATAGATGATTGGCATTCCAACGTAGAAAATTAAAAAGGATGGACGAAAACCGAACTTTGGCTCAAATCTCGGGGACCAACTATGAAACTTACTATTATAAAACCCCACTTATCAATCATTTTGTTTCTTTTCAATTATATAAAACCCCACTAATCCtccttttgtttctttttaattATAATTGTTTCTTTTCAATACTAATCAATCATTTGGTTTCCGTTTACACTTACCAGTACATTCTCAACCAAATATTTTGAAGAAAGAAGATCGCAAGCAAAAGAGAGGTATTTTCTTCATCAATTAGCTTTAATTATGTGTGAATTTATTTCTTTCTtgtcttgattctgttcttcatCAATTCCATGCTACATCATGTGTTTCTTTTctgttttttaattttattaataatCGGGGAATTACATATATTTCAAAATCTAGCTTTATATATACCTAACCAATCTTAAATTACCCGTATCCCTTTCACTATAGAAAAATGGGCTTTTGCGAACGCATTTAAGATCGCAAAACGATTGCAATTGCCCTGTTGCGACCGGTTTGTAACCATAAGTGCGGTTGGAACTAAGCCCCTTCGTGTGTCGtactactactattattattgttattgttattattgttattgttattgttattattgttattattgttattattgttattattgttattattattattattattattattattattattattattattattattattattattattattattattattattattattattattattatctgcTTGTTGATCTTTGATTATGGTTCTTTGATGTTTAGTGTGATTATAGTTTATTGTGTTTGTTGAAAAAGATATGAACGATCAAAAAGCTTTGATCTTGATTAAATCAAGGTTGAAATTAAGGGTATAAAAAACAGAGTGtatttgtagagagagaaagttgagaGCGCGGGTAGAGAGAATATTTTCATGTACTTTACTTCTATTTTCTTGTTTTCCTttaatttagagttaattactgttttcgtccctgagttttttcaaaaataacagtttcagtccattagtttaaaaattgcgatttcagtctattagtttcattttcgtaaccatttcagtccactaacttaactccatccatttattttgttaaatttgagttaactaactaattcagggacggtttgcgtcagttttagaaacacaaggacttaagtgtaaactcgaaaacattaaaacaaaaaaatagtaaattccaaaaaaacaaaaaaattccaaaaaaaccaaataaattccaaaaaattctaaaaaataataaaaattctaaaaaatcataaaaattctaaaaaatacaaaaattccgtttcggcgcgaagtgtttcgaacccgaaccgtttcgacgcgaaccgtttcgaaccgtaccgtttcgacccgaaccgtttctagctgaaccgtccgtaccgtttcgaacggaaccgtttcgagctgaaccgtttcgacgcgaaccgtttcgacccgtaccgtttcgagccgaaccgtttcgacccgtaccgtttcgaagccgaaccgtttcaagccgaaccgtttcgaaccgaaccgtttcgacccgtaccgtttcgaagccgaaccgtttcaagccgtaccgtttcgaaccgtgccgtttcgaactgaaccgtttcgagctgaaccgtttcgaaccgaaccgtgacgtatcgaaccgaaccgtttcgaaccggaCCGTTTCAagctgtaccgtttcgacgcgaaccgtgccgtatcgaaccgaaacggttcggcttcgaaacggtacggcttcgaaacggttcgggtcgaaacggtacggttcgatacggttcagctcgaaacggttcggctcgaaacggttcggctcgaaacggttcagctcgaaacggaacggttcggttcgaaacggtacggtttgaaacggttcggcttcgaaacggtacgggtcgaaacggttcggttcgaaacggttcggctcgaaacggttcggcttcgaaacggtacgggtcgaaacgattCGGCTCGAAACgattcggctcgaaacggtacgggtcgaaacggttcgcgtcgaaacggttcagctcgaaacggttcgggccGAAACGAtacggacggttcagctcgaaacggttcgggttcgaaacagtttgcgccgaaacggattttttggattttttagaattttttagaatttttatgattttttagaatttttattattttttagaattttttggaatttgtttggttttttggaatttttttgattttttggaatttactattttttttgttttaatgttttagagtttacacttaagaccctgtgtttctaaaactgacgcaaaccgtccctgaattagttagttaactcaaagttaacaaaataaatggatagagttaagttagtggactgaaatggttacgaaaatgaaactaatggactgaaattgcaatttttaaactaatggactgaaactgttatttttgacaaaacttagggacgaaaacagtaattaactctttaattTATTAAAAGAGGGGAAAAACTATTATGCCCTCACATGAGTTGGCACATGCATGgagttaaaaaaaaacttaccTGTGTTAAGCTATAAGGACACTGTTTGTTATCATGTGCAAACGTAAAAGAGAGCCGGTGTAATTTTAGAAGTTCAAGGACAATATCTgataaaacattaaaacataaagGAGGAAAAATGCAATTTGCTCTTTAAAATAAGACATTCAAATTAGAAAAACGAACCAACTTCTTTTATGTATAATCTCGCTTCCTCCTCCTGAATCTGACATTGTTTCTTTGGTTTTCTTCTAAAACCCAAAACTCTAatgtagcgttcgtttcatggaatggaatggaattagaaagtttttctttgtaaaattgatcttggttgggggagggaggaatttgaaatcccatgaatttctttaatcaatgaaatttgtgactatttcaacattccttagaaatcttTCACTATGATGTGGTTTTGGTTTTTTCTTCCAACCCATAGTTAAAACTAGTATATTGTATTGAATTCACATTAAGATCATGTACATAACTGTATGATTGcgttcttatttattttatttagtatGACAATATTCTAATTAAATAAAGGTTGCAAGTAAGATTTCATTTTCGATTATTGAAGACCTTAAATCACTTGATAATTGACTTTCTTATTTGTGTGTTCTTGCAATATTTAACTTTTGAAGTTGAAACTAGACTAACCTTGTTTTTGTTGATATGTTTGCGTGCTTTGTTGGTCTCGATCAGGAAAATGGAGCAGATTTTATATGACCAAGTCGTTGCTCCTGTTGTGAAATTTATGGCAAGTCATATCACGAAACACCTAGGATATGTGTTTTGCTCTACAAAATATGTTACGGGCATGAAAGATAAATTGAAAGATTTGGTGGATACAAGCACTGAAGTTATAGAGCACAAGAACAGAAACGAAACAAATGAGAAAGAGATACCTGCTCGTGTAGAGGCTTGGTTGGGAGACGTTGAGAAGGTCAAGGATCAAGTCCAAAGCATCCCAAATGATGACATTGGATGTTTGCACATGAAAAATAGGTATCGAGTGGGAAGAAACGCTTCTAAGGCTACTATGAGGATCCAAGAACTGATTTCAAAATATTCTGAGTTTACTTGGACCGATGCCCCATTGCCTACTGGAAGAGCCACATCCTCCACCACTTCTACACCGTTATCATCGTCACCGGGTGGAGATGACTTCAAGTCCAGAGACGTGCCGTTCAACGATGCATTGAAGCTCCTTCAACAAAACGACAACAAGAGTCAAGTGATAGCCTTGTGTGGAATGGGTGGTGTAGGAAAAACCACCATGATGGAACAACTTAAAAAAGTTGCAGAAGACAAGAAGATGTTTGATTTCTTTGTGAAAGTTACCCTTGGGAGAAATCCTAACATGCTTTCAATTCAGAATGAAATAGCCGTATGCATAGGAGGCGAAGGTTTACGTGAAGAAACTGTAACAGCAAGGGCAGATAGTCTccgtagaaaatttgaaaaaaagttAGAAGAGGATAAAGCAAAGATTCTAGTTATATTAGATGATGTGTGGGGGAAGGTTGAAATCAAGGATATTGGACTAACAAGTCCTTTGCCAAAAGGCGTCAAGTTGTTGTTGACATCACGAGATTCAAATATTTGCACACAAATTGCGGCTGATGCTTTTACCCTTCTTCAAGTAGTCAGAGTCAATGTGTTGTCAGACGCGGAAGCACAAAATTTCCTTTCTAAATATACTGGAGTTTGTATAGAACATGATCAAGATCGGTTTCAAATAGGATGTGATATTGTCAAAAAATGTGGTAATTTGCCACTTGCCATCAAGCTCATTGGCACAACCCTTAAA
It encodes:
- the LOC110927186 gene encoding probable disease resistance protein At4g27220; this encodes MEQILYDQVVAPVVKFMASHITKHLGYVFCSTKYVTGMKDKLKDLVDTSTEVIEHKNRNETNEKEIPARVEAWLGDVEKVKDQVQSIPNDDIGCLHMKNRYRVGRNASKATMRIQELISKYSEFTWTDAPLPTGRATSSTTSTPLSSSPGGDDFKSRDVPFNDALKLLQQNDNKSQVIALCGMGGVGKTTMMEQLKKVAEDKKMFDFFVKVTLGRNPNMLSIQNEIAVCIGGEGLREETVTARADSLRRKFEKKLEEDKAKILVILDDVWGKVEIKDIGLTSPLPKGVKLLLTSRDSNICTQIAADAFTLLQVVRVNVLSDAEAQNFLSKYTGVCIEHDQDRFQIGCDIVKKCGNLPLAIKLIGTTLKSQENYVWRDTLNRLKNHDLDDNVQEIIRISYEYVKKDEDKEIFLHCGLFPEDSDIQIEDLVRHGWGLKLFKNVSTLREARDRTNTCVRNLVNANLLMDSERLGCVKMHDLVLAFVLERVSKGDLNWIVNHGDVSTWSRDEMNKSCKRISLTCMGMSEFPRDFKYPDLSFIQLMDGDQSLKFPEDFYASMENLKVIAFYKMQYPPLPTSLQFSINLKSLCLHRCELTSDWSYIGDWNLRKLKLLDLTECADLHIDDGVFINLVKLEELYMRGDYKKGICFTDANLEELKMLSCQLCALEVNFYDMWKQ